In Devosia sp. XK-2, one DNA window encodes the following:
- the tsaD gene encoding tRNA (adenosine(37)-N6)-threonylcarbamoyltransferase complex transferase subunit TsaD yields MTGQAQAIILGIETSCDETAAAVVVRDQSGRGTIRSNVVRSQLDEHAAFGGVVPELAARAHVEWLDHIIAQAADEAGIALGEVDAIAATAGPGLIGGVLVGLTTGKALAASLYKPLIAVNHLEGHALTARLTDHVQFPYLMLLVSGGHSQFVLVRGVGDYERWGGTIDDALGEAFDKVAKLLSLGHPGGPAVEKIAQSGDAGRFKFPRPLLREQRLDFSFSGLKTAVRLQAEALAPLSDQDVADIAASFQAAVTEIIAVRARQALERFGAELPEAAPQLVVAGGVAANRAIAGALQTVTAEMGARLVVPPIGLCTDNGAMVAWAGAERLALGAVDGLAVEARPRWPLDAPGMKVGADAA; encoded by the coding sequence GTGACCGGGCAAGCACAAGCCATCATCCTGGGTATCGAAACCAGCTGCGACGAAACCGCCGCGGCGGTGGTCGTACGGGATCAATCGGGCCGGGGCACAATTCGTTCCAATGTGGTGCGGTCCCAGCTCGATGAGCATGCCGCCTTTGGCGGGGTGGTGCCGGAACTGGCGGCGCGGGCCCATGTGGAATGGCTTGACCACATTATCGCTCAGGCAGCGGACGAGGCCGGGATTGCGCTGGGCGAGGTCGACGCGATTGCGGCAACGGCTGGGCCCGGGCTGATCGGCGGCGTGCTGGTGGGATTGACCACGGGCAAGGCGCTGGCCGCGTCGCTCTACAAGCCGTTGATTGCCGTCAATCACCTCGAAGGCCATGCGTTGACCGCGCGGCTGACCGATCACGTGCAATTTCCTTATCTCATGCTGCTGGTGTCGGGCGGACACAGCCAGTTCGTGCTGGTGCGCGGCGTGGGCGATTACGAGCGCTGGGGCGGGACCATCGACGACGCTTTGGGCGAAGCTTTCGACAAGGTCGCCAAGCTCTTGAGCCTGGGGCATCCCGGCGGACCTGCAGTGGAGAAAATCGCACAATCTGGCGATGCCGGCCGCTTCAAATTTCCGCGTCCGCTCCTGCGCGAGCAGCGGTTGGACTTTTCCTTTTCCGGGCTCAAAACGGCCGTGCGGCTGCAGGCCGAGGCGCTGGCGCCTTTGAGCGACCAGGATGTGGCCGATATCGCTGCCAGCTTTCAGGCGGCGGTGACCGAGATTATCGCGGTGCGTGCGCGCCAGGCGCTGGAGCGGTTCGGAGCGGAATTGCCGGAGGCTGCGCCACAATTGGTGGTGGCGGGTGGCGTGGCGGCCAATCGGGCTATTGCTGGAGCGCTGCAGACCGTGACCGCGGAGATGGGCGCAAGGCTTGTCGTGCCACCGATTGGCCTTTGCACCGATAATGGTGCCATGGTGGCCTGGGCAGGGGCCGAACGGCTAGCGCTGGGCGCGGTCGACGGGCTGGCGGTCGAAGCGCGGCCGCGCTGGCCGCTCGATGCACCCGGCATGAAGGTGGGAGCAGATGCGGCTTGA
- the hemC gene encoding hydroxymethylbilane synthase, producing the protein MQSPTPFARIGTRGSPLALAQANLVRDLLSKAHGVAKDRIEIEVFSTGGDRSQKENTTLADIGGKGVFTKEIDEALLSGRIDIGVHSSKDVATGLPDGIVLAAFLEREDVRDAFISVSVKGIDNLPQGARFGTSSIRRAAQALRLRPDLRIVPFRGNVHTRLQKLLDGVADATLLAMAGLNRLGEGHRATTILDPQDFMPAPAQGAIGLAIRQGDTHSAEIIAPLDHAATHMAIAAERTMLSVLDGSCRTPVGALTTRENGVLTLKGEILSLDGQTSFRAAASGDDPVALGAAVGRDLLDQAGPDWLGQWAK; encoded by the coding sequence ATGCAATCGCCCACCCCCTTCGCCCGAATTGGAACGCGTGGCAGCCCGCTGGCGCTGGCCCAGGCCAATCTGGTGCGCGATCTGCTCTCTAAGGCCCATGGCGTGGCCAAGGATCGTATTGAGATTGAAGTGTTTTCAACCGGCGGCGACCGCAGCCAGAAAGAAAATACCACTCTCGCCGATATCGGCGGCAAGGGCGTTTTCACCAAGGAAATCGACGAGGCGCTGCTGAGCGGACGCATCGATATCGGCGTGCATTCGAGCAAGGACGTGGCCACCGGTCTACCCGACGGCATTGTCCTGGCCGCCTTTCTGGAGCGCGAGGACGTGCGCGACGCCTTCATCTCGGTATCGGTCAAGGGCATCGACAACCTTCCCCAGGGCGCGCGTTTCGGTACGTCTTCGATCAGGCGGGCGGCTCAGGCATTGCGCCTGCGCCCCGACCTGCGCATCGTGCCCTTCCGGGGTAATGTGCATACACGCCTGCAAAAGCTGCTCGACGGGGTGGCCGACGCGACGCTGCTGGCCATGGCCGGCCTCAACCGGCTCGGCGAAGGCCATCGCGCCACCACCATTCTCGATCCCCAGGACTTTATGCCGGCACCGGCCCAGGGCGCTATCGGCCTGGCCATCCGGCAGGGTGACACGCACAGTGCGGAGATCATCGCCCCGCTCGACCACGCCGCAACACATATGGCCATCGCCGCCGAGCGCACTATGCTCAGCGTGCTCGATGGCTCCTGCCGCACCCCGGTCGGTGCGCTGACCACAAGGGAAAACGGTGTGCTCACCCTCAAGGGCGAAATCCTCAGCCTTGACGGCCAGACCAGTTTTCGCGCGGCAGCCAGCGGCGATGATCCGGTGGCACTGGGCGCGGCGGTGGGGCGCGATCTTCTGGACCAGGCCGGCCCGGACTGGCTCGGCCAATGGGCAAAATGA
- a CDS encoding uroporphyrinogen-III synthase has translation MMRMLITRPEPEAQATRERLAALEIEADIAPLMSRQTLHAHLPPPQGFAALALTSTNALRALSELAPLEPVLDKPVFAVGDRTAHEARQLGFTKVTAAQGTLDSLATIIALARLDGPVLYPSAKHLSGDLAHALAPYGLMVVTVPVYEMVAETDLSEAICRDLAANIFAAALFYSRRTAEIFCALAAPAIAEPQRRNLPVICLSENVAAPLLEHHFTRVLLADHPSEEAMMTLALAFAREQTGP, from the coding sequence ATGATGCGTATGCTGATCACCCGGCCCGAGCCGGAGGCGCAGGCGACACGGGAGCGGCTGGCCGCGCTCGAGATCGAGGCCGATATTGCCCCGCTGATGAGCCGTCAGACGCTTCACGCCCATCTGCCGCCGCCCCAAGGCTTCGCGGCCCTGGCCTTGACCAGCACCAATGCCCTGCGGGCCCTGTCCGAACTGGCCCCGCTCGAGCCGGTGCTCGACAAACCGGTCTTCGCCGTGGGCGACCGCACCGCCCATGAGGCGCGGCAATTGGGATTTACCAAGGTCACCGCCGCCCAAGGCACACTTGATTCGCTGGCAACGATCATCGCCCTGGCCCGGCTCGATGGCCCCGTACTCTATCCCTCAGCCAAACATCTCAGCGGCGATCTGGCCCATGCCCTTGCCCCTTATGGCCTGATGGTGGTGACTGTTCCGGTCTATGAAATGGTCGCCGAGACCGATCTGTCCGAGGCGATCTGTCGCGACCTGGCCGCCAACATCTTTGCCGCCGCCCTCTTTTATTCCCGCCGCACGGCGGAGATTTTCTGTGCCCTGGCCGCCCCGGCCATTGCCGAGCCCCAGCGGCGCAATCTGCCCGTCATCTGCCTGTCGGAAAATGTTGCAGCGCCGCTGCTCGAACATCATTTCACTCGTGTTCTTCTGGCCGACCATCCCAGCGAAGAAGCAATGATGACGCTGGCGCTGGCTTTTGCCCGCGAGCAAACTGGGCCATGA
- a CDS encoding heme biosynthesis HemY N-terminal domain-containing protein — translation MIRLASWIIGSLVIAGIAAWIIALPGTLTLELAGYRMQPRLGTAVVILLVAAALVIAAWAIARRVIGAPKAMARRRAARRREQGVDALSDAVIALQAGDPARARIMAREAQARLPDNGAAKLLEARADLALGDMPAAREHYRALIASEKTAVAALTGLYDQARAQNRPDAALTFARKTLSLAPETAWAGEAVFNDLARRGQWAEAVGMVNAEPNATREQKARKRRRQAVIETARARETETSQPNAALDHALTALKLLPDFVPAALIAARIYSNRGEVRRAQSLLRRIWRATGHPDIAALYAHSQPGASAVDRLKRLGEIVEMPPPHRAAGMAMARAAIDAYDWPRARDALAAFAGSDATQGVASLMAEIEEGQNGDQGKAREWLARAVRAPRDPAWTADGIVSDEWEPVSPVTGRLDAFEWKVPVASTARPQVTPSPAAEAATALLPTEQSLPLASTENAQ, via the coding sequence ATGATCCGTCTCGCCTCCTGGATCATCGGCAGCCTGGTCATCGCCGGCATTGCCGCCTGGATCATCGCCCTGCCCGGCACATTGACCCTTGAATTGGCCGGCTACCGCATGCAGCCTCGCCTGGGCACCGCGGTTGTCATTCTTCTGGTGGCTGCAGCCCTGGTCATTGCCGCCTGGGCTATTGCCCGTCGTGTCATTGGCGCGCCAAAGGCCATGGCCAGGCGCCGTGCGGCGCGGCGGCGCGAACAGGGCGTCGATGCCCTCTCCGATGCCGTTATCGCCCTGCAGGCCGGCGATCCGGCCCGCGCCCGTATCATGGCCCGCGAGGCCCAGGCGCGCCTGCCCGACAATGGCGCGGCCAAGCTGCTTGAAGCACGCGCCGATCTGGCGCTGGGGGACATGCCCGCCGCCCGCGAACATTACCGGGCGTTGATCGCCAGCGAGAAAACTGCCGTCGCCGCCCTGACCGGCCTCTATGATCAGGCCCGCGCCCAGAACCGGCCCGATGCCGCCCTGACCTTTGCCCGCAAGACCTTGTCACTGGCTCCCGAAACGGCCTGGGCAGGCGAGGCTGTGTTCAACGATCTGGCCCGCCGCGGCCAATGGGCCGAAGCGGTTGGCATGGTCAATGCAGAGCCCAACGCGACCCGCGAACAAAAGGCCAGAAAGCGCCGCCGCCAGGCCGTCATCGAAACGGCGAGAGCCCGGGAGACTGAGACCAGCCAGCCCAATGCAGCACTCGATCACGCCCTGACCGCGCTCAAATTATTACCAGATTTCGTGCCGGCCGCGCTGATCGCGGCGCGCATCTATTCCAATCGTGGCGAGGTGCGGCGAGCGCAAAGCCTGCTGCGCCGCATCTGGCGGGCCACCGGTCACCCCGATATTGCCGCGCTCTATGCCCATTCCCAGCCGGGTGCCTCGGCCGTCGACCGCCTGAAGCGTCTTGGCGAAATCGTCGAAATGCCGCCCCCGCACCGCGCTGCCGGCATGGCGATGGCCCGGGCGGCCATTGACGCCTATGATTGGCCACGCGCCCGCGACGCGCTGGCCGCCTTTGCCGGCAGCGACGCCACCCAGGGCGTTGCCAGCCTCATGGCCGAAATCGAGGAGGGGCAGAACGGGGACCAGGGGAAAGCCCGCGAATGGCTGGCCCGGGCCGTTCGAGCGCCGCGCGACCCGGCCTGGACCGCCGATGGCATTGTCAGCGACGAATGGGAGCCCGTTTCTCCGGTGACCGGGCGCCTGGACGCCTTTGAATGGAAAGTGCCCGTGGCCAGCACCGCGCGCCCACAGGTTACCCCTTCCCCCGCCGCCGAAGCAGCCACGGCGCTCTTGCCGACCGAACAATCCTTGCCCCTTGCGTCGACCGAAAACGCCCAGTAA